Proteins co-encoded in one Culicoidibacter larvae genomic window:
- a CDS encoding nitroreductase family protein translates to MNQVLSVIEARSSLRRYADKPISPEDKQAILHSALRAPTAGNMMLYSIIDVTDQAKKDFLVKSCDNQPFIAKAPMVLVFVLDFSKWYEYYRVSGVPQWCAEQDKAMHYPQEGEFLLAANDAIIAAQNAVIAAESLGIGSCYIGDIMEHYEAHRDLFKLPELAFPVTMLTFGHYPEDMERVKRDRYDAKYVVFENEYQELTDAELVEMNTAKKYPEKEDNFGLWMYKRKNGTDFMDEMSRSVKAGIDAWNSYGKK, encoded by the coding sequence ATGAATCAAGTATTATCAGTCATCGAAGCACGCAGTTCATTGCGGCGTTATGCTGACAAGCCAATCAGTCCGGAGGATAAGCAGGCAATTTTACATAGTGCATTGCGTGCACCAACAGCCGGAAATATGATGCTTTACTCAATTATTGACGTCACCGATCAGGCAAAGAAGGATTTTTTGGTGAAAAGCTGTGATAACCAACCATTCATCGCTAAAGCGCCGATGGTTTTAGTTTTTGTTTTGGATTTCAGTAAGTGGTATGAATACTATCGCGTATCAGGTGTCCCACAATGGTGCGCAGAACAAGACAAAGCTATGCACTACCCACAAGAAGGCGAGTTCCTGTTGGCGGCGAACGATGCCATCATCGCTGCCCAAAACGCAGTCATCGCCGCTGAAAGCTTGGGCATTGGTTCATGCTACATTGGTGATATCATGGAACATTATGAGGCTCACCGTGATTTATTCAAATTACCGGAATTAGCGTTTCCGGTGACGATGTTAACCTTTGGTCATTACCCTGAGGATATGGAGCGCGTGAAACGAGACCGTTATGATGCCAAATATGTTGTCTTCGAAAATGAATATCAGGAACTTACGGATGCAGAGCTGGTGGAAATGAACACTGCTAAGAAGTATCCGGAAAAAGAAGATAACTTCGGTTTATGGATGTATAAACGTAAAAATGGTACTGATTTCATGGATGAAATGAGCCGTTCAGTTAAAGCTGGAATTGATGCTTGGAATAGTTATGGAAAAAAATAG
- a CDS encoding helix-turn-helix domain-containing protein has protein sequence MKKNYNESFEELGKQLKSIRKGKNITQTEVSKALLSQSQIARIENNISMPSTQNFINILDKLNITPNEFFYISNGIEKNPKVILLNLLQELSNTGKIEVAITAKELCTLYHNQLNDPVFAEFLTIIDCHLYVMKHHTFVVPKKLLNQLHKIWDNLFIMEEWHLYELNLICYVILFGQLDNSIEIGIDAIYHAKKYRFYKEANIIIQQLYFSLTTLLIQNQKYELALQYCTDYFESNLYGIALHLSIYTLYNKSIAYTKLNNFEQSNTTLATAHSLESLLGLPKDTYPNYMQLLID, from the coding sequence ATGAAGAAAAACTATAATGAATCCTTTGAAGAACTTGGCAAACAACTAAAAAGCATTCGCAAGGGCAAAAATATAACTCAGACAGAAGTTTCAAAAGCATTACTTAGTCAGTCGCAAATTGCAAGAATCGAGAACAATATCTCGATGCCTTCAACACAAAATTTTATTAATATTTTGGATAAACTGAATATCACCCCGAATGAGTTTTTCTATATTTCCAACGGGATAGAAAAGAACCCAAAAGTTATCCTCTTAAATTTATTACAAGAGCTATCAAATACCGGAAAAATTGAAGTTGCAATAACTGCCAAAGAATTATGCACTTTATATCATAATCAACTAAATGATCCGGTTTTTGCTGAGTTTCTAACAATAATTGACTGTCACTTATATGTCATGAAACATCATACATTTGTTGTCCCAAAGAAATTATTAAATCAGCTTCACAAAATTTGGGATAACCTATTCATCATGGAAGAATGGCATCTCTATGAATTAAATTTAATTTGCTATGTAATATTATTCGGTCAACTTGATAATTCGATAGAAATCGGGATAGACGCAATTTATCACGCAAAAAAATACAGATTTTATAAAGAAGCAAATATAATTATCCAACAACTCTATTTTTCATTAACAACGTTGCTTATCCAAAACCAAAAATATGAATTAGCACTCCAGTATTGTACCGATTACTTTGAATCAAATCTATATGGAATTGCACTGCACTTATCTATTTACACCTTATATAACAAAAGTATTGCATACACTAAATTAAATAATTTTGAGCAATCTAATACTACTTTAGCAACAGCGCACTCATTGGAATCTCTGCTCGGACTTCCAAAAGATACTTACCCTAATTACATGCAATTATTAATTGATTGA
- a CDS encoding sensor histidine kinase: MNGRNKKKINWRMLFNVIGCLYIIIVIALAFLIYNIPSLYTQLEQNEVNEIRSQLNERLAVDQSIVAQEIEKFASEYKLDIVVKQEAAVIFSNMAETSFSKLKAETDNDYLSYHGAFEVKNGNGIYQVWLAIHKMSSQVFFEIIMSILMTGIVILSVIMIVLVVILFRQLILPIRRLQKNIMNLKEYRFDELQSSSEMEYDALSEDLSIFSEDLLGKMSKIDDNYSSLERELQEQKERTVYQKRLATAIIHNLKTPINIAMIQNERLQGYLNPNDELELKILQDLADIDDQLMNEISEALLVMNEEEIVDNNATVINVVAVAKDMLKLFATLFEKRHLTVSLDAPKEIYGYFQPLELKQVFHNIISNACQYADEYGEFELSMFAENGFLVIEAYNDKENTENIDFEQVFDLFYHINDEDINFGSGIGMYTIKSMVSGHGGSATFEKKDNGVLLTIILPIEEVRKDA, from the coding sequence ATGAATGGTCGGAATAAGAAAAAAATAAATTGGCGCATGCTGTTTAATGTTATTGGCTGTTTGTATATTATTATTGTTATTGCTTTGGCTTTTTTAATATATAATATTCCTTCTTTATATACTCAATTAGAACAGAATGAAGTCAATGAAATCCGGTCACAACTGAATGAAAGATTAGCAGTTGATCAAAGCATTGTTGCACAAGAAATTGAAAAATTCGCAAGTGAGTACAAGCTAGATATTGTTGTTAAACAAGAGGCAGCAGTTATCTTTTCGAATATGGCTGAAACAAGTTTTTCAAAGCTTAAAGCTGAAACCGATAATGACTATTTGAGTTATCATGGTGCCTTTGAGGTGAAAAATGGTAATGGTATTTATCAGGTATGGTTAGCGATTCATAAGATGAGCAGTCAAGTTTTCTTTGAGATTATCATGAGTATTCTTATGACTGGAATTGTAATTCTTAGTGTAATTATGATAGTTTTGGTTGTGATTTTATTCCGCCAACTTATATTGCCAATTCGTCGGCTTCAAAAAAACATTATGAACTTAAAAGAATATCGTTTTGATGAGTTACAGAGCAGCAGTGAAATGGAGTATGATGCATTATCAGAAGATTTAAGTATATTTAGTGAAGATTTATTAGGGAAAATGTCTAAGATTGATGATAACTATTCTAGTTTGGAGCGAGAACTTCAAGAACAAAAAGAACGTACAGTTTATCAAAAACGATTGGCAACTGCGATTATTCATAATCTAAAGACTCCAATAAATATTGCGATGATTCAGAATGAACGTCTCCAAGGTTATCTTAATCCTAATGATGAACTTGAGTTGAAAATACTTCAAGACTTAGCAGATATTGATGATCAACTTATGAATGAAATAAGTGAAGCTTTATTAGTGATGAATGAAGAAGAAATAGTTGATAACAATGCAACGGTCATCAATGTGGTAGCAGTAGCAAAGGATATGCTAAAGCTATTTGCAACTTTATTTGAAAAACGCCATCTAACTGTTTCTTTAGATGCCCCAAAAGAAATTTATGGATATTTTCAACCGCTTGAATTAAAGCAGGTTTTTCATAATATTATTTCCAATGCTTGTCAGTATGCTGATGAGTACGGAGAATTTGAACTTAGCATGTTTGCCGAAAATGGTTTTTTAGTTATTGAGGCCTACAATGATAAAGAGAACACTGAGAATATTGATTTCGAACAAGTATTTGATTTGTTTTATCATATAAACGATGAGGATATCAATTTTGGAAGCGGTATAGGAATGTATACAATAAAGAGTATGGTGTCCGGACATGGTGGCAGTGCGACATTTGAAAAGAAAGATAATGGTGTTTTACTCACAATTATATTGCCTATTGAAGAGGTGAGAAAAGATGCGTAA
- a CDS encoding response regulator transcription factor, with the protein MYKILFVDDDIKFQSVIAEVLRLEGYEVDLASNVADGLSLFKDKRYDLVLSDIMMDMIDGLQFLAILQKLDSRVKVILLTGSDEEDDEVRGLELRASDFIKKPVSIRVLLTRINRALHKGAFTEEVEYLESRSQKLKVNFSERKVFKSEQEIQLTRLEFDVLIIFLLNKNTVLPREEIISKIWKGNEFSVDPRNVDQVIKQLRRKLELFSIYSVRGIGYEWSE; encoded by the coding sequence ATGTATAAAATATTATTTGTTGATGATGATATAAAATTCCAAAGTGTTATTGCTGAGGTACTGCGACTTGAAGGATACGAGGTTGATCTCGCTTCAAATGTTGCTGATGGATTAAGTTTGTTTAAAGATAAACGATATGATTTAGTACTTAGTGACATCATGATGGATATGATTGATGGATTGCAGTTTTTGGCAATTCTACAAAAATTGGATTCAAGAGTAAAAGTTATTTTGCTGACTGGTTCTGATGAAGAAGACGATGAGGTTCGTGGCTTAGAGTTGCGCGCCAGTGATTTTATTAAAAAGCCGGTTTCAATACGGGTCTTATTAACTAGAATTAACCGAGCACTTCATAAAGGTGCATTCACTGAAGAAGTTGAGTATTTAGAAAGTAGATCGCAAAAATTAAAGGTCAATTTTTCTGAAAGAAAAGTGTTTAAAAGCGAACAAGAAATTCAATTAACCCGTTTAGAATTCGATGTGTTAATCATTTTCTTGTTGAATAAAAACACTGTGCTTCCAAGAGAAGAAATTATTTCTAAAATCTGGAAAGGAAATGAATTTTCAGTTGATCCTAGGAACGTTGACCAAGTCATTAAACAGCTTCGACGCAAATTAGAGTTATTTAGTATTTATTCGGTTCGTGGTATTGGTTATGAATGGTCGGAATAA
- a CDS encoding F0F1 ATP synthase subunit epsilon, with amino-acid sequence MRNVYLEIVSPSGVLYQKDVKGFVIDTNTGQRTVLERHADFLSFFEFSKISILSDSGDEDLFAALGYVHIHENRAHVIAQLTSNDENHIWQIYQKVKRLRLSEKDDEEHE; translated from the coding sequence GTGCGTAACGTGTATTTAGAAATCGTTTCGCCCTCAGGGGTTCTATACCAAAAAGATGTGAAGGGCTTTGTTATTGACACGAATACTGGTCAGCGTACCGTTCTGGAACGGCACGCTGACTTCCTGAGCTTCTTTGAATTTTCTAAAATCAGCATTCTTAGTGACAGCGGTGATGAAGATTTATTTGCGGCGCTTGGTTATGTTCATATTCATGAAAATCGTGCCCATGTTATTGCCCAGTTAACTTCTAATGATGAAAATCATATTTGGCAAATATATCAAAAAGTCAAACGACTGCGTTTAAGTGAGAAGGATGATGAAGAACATGAATGA
- a CDS encoding ATP synthase F0 subunit C, with protein sequence MNLVVGLSVLGAALAIGLAVLGASIGQGIAVSKATEAVGKNPSAKPEVMNMLFIGLLTMIVLILFALAIAIVLIFLNPFIH encoded by the coding sequence ATGAATTTAGTAGTTGGGCTGAGTGTTCTTGGCGCTGCGTTAGCAATTGGTTTAGCAGTTTTAGGCGCGAGTATCGGTCAAGGAATTGCTGTGAGTAAGGCGACCGAGGCAGTCGGTAAAAACCCGAGTGCCAAACCGGAAGTTATGAATATGTTGTTCATTGGCTTATTGACAATGATTGTATTGATATTGTTTGCTTTAGCAATTGCAATTGTATTGATTTTCCTTAATCCGTTTATACATTAA
- a CDS encoding F0F1 ATP synthase subunit delta: protein MKIILIGIVLCVLIVFGFIEMITFLKKQIQKRFVVLFDSLHDENFIRQEQLQLQVEHYKALNTQLGDELEAQRTKTAQMSERFAFEIKTARETYVIERSAIEAKFTEQVLAIKADANTKEVASTESKNDINVDTTLIEKLYTDVLQKNKAEEPRFLQHAINEFSVVMEQYKVRCALPYRVILRIFDMYSHQELESFAESFATFYKRLRTFKVKRIIQNRFLSEEQQLKAMYDDELLANLDAEFIQFLFYMLTKYSYRQMIALYSNFVKCYNIYFYTGIIEITVADSEAEETFSALWSETYPQYRIKTTIDRNMLGGIVIRHENISIDLSYEALVNGYIREMKEVVNA from the coding sequence ATGAAAATTATATTGATTGGCATTGTCCTTTGCGTTTTAATTGTTTTCGGCTTTATTGAGATGATTACTTTTCTTAAAAAGCAGATTCAAAAGCGGTTTGTTGTTTTGTTTGACTCATTGCATGATGAGAATTTTATTCGTCAGGAGCAATTGCAGTTACAAGTAGAGCATTATAAGGCTTTAAATACGCAACTTGGCGATGAACTTGAAGCTCAGCGAACAAAAACCGCACAAATGTCGGAACGCTTTGCTTTTGAAATAAAAACAGCAAGAGAAACTTATGTCATTGAGCGCTCAGCTATTGAGGCTAAATTTACCGAACAAGTTTTAGCAATTAAGGCTGATGCAAACACAAAAGAAGTTGCGTCAACAGAGTCTAAAAATGATATAAATGTTGACACAACGTTAATTGAAAAGTTATATACGGATGTGTTACAAAAAAATAAGGCTGAAGAGCCACGTTTCTTACAACATGCTATTAATGAGTTTAGTGTGGTTATGGAGCAATATAAGGTGCGTTGTGCTTTACCATACAGAGTTATTTTGCGAATATTCGATATGTATTCACATCAAGAACTTGAATCGTTTGCAGAATCATTTGCAACTTTTTATAAACGACTCAGAACCTTTAAAGTAAAACGAATTATTCAGAATCGTTTTCTTTCAGAAGAACAACAGTTAAAGGCAATGTATGATGACGAACTGTTAGCAAATCTGGATGCTGAATTTATTCAGTTCCTCTTTTACATGTTAACAAAATATTCTTACCGACAAATGATTGCGTTATACAGTAACTTCGTAAAATGCTACAATATTTATTTTTATACCGGTATTATTGAAATTACAGTTGCTGATAGCGAGGCTGAAGAAACTTTTTCGGCATTGTGGAGTGAAACTTATCCCCAATACCGAATTAAAACAACTATCGACCGCAATATGCTGGGCGGTATTGTGATTCGTCACGAAAATATAAGTATAGATTTATCCTATGAAGCTTTAGTCAATGGATATATCAGAGAAATGAAAGAGGTGGTGAATGCATGA
- the atpD gene encoding F0F1 ATP synthase subunit beta, producing the protein MTISQKEQGVIIAISGFVLEIEFGNEYLPEIGHALEYQTYQGTYVAEVVQHSGISTVKAIAVGEVSGLRRGDKVVNLKRSIEVPVGTEVLGRMMNVYGEPIDGKPAPLAETKWSIFRDSPDFTQLSIEKEIMLTGIKVVDVMCPILKGGKAGLFGGAGVGKTVLMQELINNVGLQGGYSVFAGVGERIREGIGLYKELEESGVLPQTAVVLGQMNESPGVRMRAAMTGLTIAEYFRDVNKKDVLFFVDNVFRFVQAGSEVAALLGKIPITGGYQATLSKEIGAFQERIASTEDGSITSIQAVFLPADDVDDPSAAATFSHLDSTIVLERSIASLGIFPAINPLASSSRALNPHFVGERHYNIANSVKATLQRYTELQEIINVLGMEELSDDDKNIVNRARKIRNYFSQPFAVSEKFTGKAGVFMQLEDTLTSIEMILDGRCDQFSEQEFLYIGSVEELFQNNEEVGA; encoded by the coding sequence ATGACGATAAGCCAAAAAGAACAAGGTGTCATTATCGCAATCAGCGGGTTTGTTTTGGAAATTGAATTCGGCAACGAGTATCTTCCTGAAATCGGCCATGCCTTAGAATACCAAACTTATCAAGGAACGTATGTTGCCGAAGTTGTGCAACATTCAGGAATCAGTACGGTAAAGGCGATTGCTGTTGGTGAAGTCAGTGGACTTCGTCGCGGTGATAAAGTTGTAAATTTAAAACGTTCAATTGAGGTGCCGGTAGGCACGGAAGTATTAGGACGAATGATGAATGTGTATGGTGAGCCAATTGATGGTAAGCCGGCGCCACTTGCTGAAACAAAGTGGTCAATTTTCCGTGATTCACCGGACTTTACCCAACTCTCTATTGAGAAAGAAATTATGCTTACCGGAATTAAAGTTGTCGACGTTATGTGTCCGATTTTAAAAGGTGGCAAGGCTGGACTGTTTGGTGGTGCCGGTGTAGGGAAAACCGTATTAATGCAAGAGCTGATTAATAATGTTGGATTACAAGGCGGTTATTCAGTATTTGCTGGAGTCGGTGAACGGATTCGTGAAGGAATCGGCCTCTATAAAGAACTTGAAGAGAGTGGTGTGCTGCCACAAACAGCGGTTGTATTAGGACAAATGAATGAATCACCGGGAGTACGGATGCGGGCAGCAATGACCGGATTAACAATTGCTGAGTACTTCCGTGATGTTAACAAGAAGGATGTTTTATTCTTTGTTGATAATGTGTTCCGATTTGTTCAAGCGGGATCAGAAGTTGCCGCTTTGTTAGGCAAGATTCCGATTACTGGTGGCTATCAAGCGACCCTGAGTAAAGAAATCGGTGCTTTTCAAGAGCGTATTGCTTCAACTGAGGATGGTTCAATTACTTCAATTCAGGCAGTATTCTTACCTGCTGATGACGTAGATGATCCATCAGCAGCAGCAACATTCAGTCACTTGGATTCAACAATCGTTTTGGAAAGAAGTATTGCTTCATTAGGTATTTTCCCGGCAATCAATCCATTAGCATCTTCGTCTCGGGCTCTCAACCCACACTTTGTTGGCGAGCGTCATTATAATATTGCCAATAGTGTTAAAGCAACCTTACAACGGTATACTGAGTTACAAGAAATTATCAATGTGCTTGGTATGGAAGAGCTTAGCGATGATGATAAAAACATTGTAAACCGTGCCCGTAAAATCCGTAACTATTTCTCGCAACCATTTGCAGTTTCTGAAAAATTCACCGGTAAAGCGGGAGTCTTTATGCAATTAGAAGATACCTTAACCAGTATTGAAATGATTCTTGATGGACGTTGTGATCAGTTTTCAGAGCAAGAGTTCTTGTATATTGGTAGTGTTGAAGAATTATTCCAAAATAATGAAGAAGTAGGTGCGTAA
- a CDS encoding F0F1 ATP synthase subunit alpha produces MNKQINFDADKFELPVDLEYIKNYGRVERVADGIIFCSGLEAARLHEVVIINQQYNGLVLDLGEEFLGVGLFEDTNDICEGMEVVSTKTIFSSPVGDELLGKVINSLSTPMDGSSLGETGKSYPAFNVVPPIMTIDGVSRPLITGLSIIDAITPIGRGQRQLILGNRQTGKTQIAIDTIINQRGQDVRCIYVAIGQKLSYVADVAHTLKTYGALEYTTIVSAAANSSLTMQYLAPYTGMALAEFWRDQGKDVLIVFDNLSKHADAYRAITLLFRRPPGREAYPGDIFYIHSSLLERAVQLNEANGGGSITALPIVETLSDDITSYVPTNVISITDGQLFLRSDLFNSGQKPAVDIGLSVSRVGGDAQHPIVRKLSKNLTLILSQFDELKEFLAFDNSLDEESLKTITNGQILLEIFKQPIVTPNALAQLVLLLFTFQEGFFIDVPIEQVHAFKTVLLEKSLIDTDFSALSQRLPELSELDEAAIVVCTQLIVQTKEAFLWAQD; encoded by the coding sequence ATGAATAAGCAAATAAACTTTGATGCAGATAAATTTGAACTTCCGGTTGATCTGGAATACATAAAAAATTATGGCCGTGTCGAGCGTGTTGCTGATGGAATTATTTTTTGTTCCGGACTTGAAGCAGCGAGATTGCATGAAGTTGTCATCATTAATCAACAATATAATGGTTTAGTGCTTGACTTAGGTGAAGAATTTCTGGGTGTCGGACTTTTTGAAGATACAAACGATATTTGCGAAGGAATGGAAGTTGTCTCAACCAAAACAATTTTTAGTTCTCCGGTTGGAGATGAACTTTTAGGTAAAGTAATTAACTCGTTGAGTACACCAATGGATGGTTCTTCATTAGGTGAAACCGGTAAAAGTTATCCGGCATTCAATGTTGTACCACCAATTATGACTATTGATGGTGTTTCACGGCCATTGATTACCGGTTTATCAATTATTGATGCAATCACCCCAATTGGTCGTGGTCAACGGCAACTTATTTTAGGAAACCGACAGACCGGAAAAACCCAAATTGCAATTGATACGATTATCAATCAACGCGGTCAAGATGTTCGTTGTATTTATGTGGCTATTGGCCAAAAGTTGTCTTATGTTGCAGATGTTGCCCATACTTTAAAAACATATGGTGCGCTTGAGTATACAACAATAGTCAGTGCTGCGGCAAACAGCAGTTTAACAATGCAGTACTTAGCACCATACACTGGTATGGCGCTTGCCGAATTCTGGCGCGATCAAGGAAAAGATGTCTTGATTGTATTTGATAATTTAAGTAAACATGCTGATGCTTACAGAGCAATTACATTACTGTTCCGTCGTCCACCGGGGCGTGAAGCATATCCTGGTGATATCTTCTACATCCATTCAAGCTTATTGGAACGCGCGGTTCAATTGAATGAAGCGAATGGCGGCGGTTCAATTACAGCTTTGCCGATTGTCGAAACGCTTTCGGATGATATTACCTCTTATGTTCCGACCAATGTTATTTCAATTACTGATGGGCAGCTATTTTTGCGTTCTGATCTATTTAACAGCGGTCAAAAACCGGCAGTTGATATTGGTTTATCAGTATCTCGGGTTGGTGGCGATGCACAGCACCCAATAGTGCGTAAGCTTAGCAAGAATTTAACTTTGATCTTATCACAATTTGATGAACTAAAAGAATTCTTGGCATTTGATAACTCTTTAGATGAAGAAAGCTTGAAAACTATTACTAATGGGCAGATATTATTGGAAATATTCAAACAGCCGATTGTAACTCCCAACGCTTTAGCGCAACTGGTATTATTGCTTTTTACTTTCCAAGAAGGGTTCTTCATTGATGTTCCGATTGAACAAGTACATGCATTTAAAACAGTATTACTTGAAAAAAGTCTGATCGATACTGATTTTAGTGCACTCAGCCAGCGATTACCAGAATTAAGCGAACTTGATGAAGCGGCTATTGTCGTTTGTACACAATTGATTGTGCAAACCAAGGAGGCGTTTTTGTGGGCGCAGGATTAA
- the rnhC gene encoding ribonuclease HIII, which produces MPITLLATNEVIEKMHFFYSEQIDAKTPPYAVFRARTDNCVITAYESLKVVFQGAGETQEAKLWQGFLPESASSTAKPVPAKSDGHSAGKYRHLQAIGSDESGVGDYFGPLTAAAAYIGHEQQAIVAQYRLLDSKQLTDDYIRSIAPNLMQEIPYKIAIMPNEKYNLYQAQGVNANKMKAILHNHALSDLKGRITAPVDLILVDQFVNERKYYEYLAGMQPLTGLTFETKAENMHPAVAAASILARYTYLQAMDKLSAEVGVQLLKGANAKVDEQIRMLVAQNGKEILNHIAKVHFVNTEKALGEN; this is translated from the coding sequence GTGCCAATCACTCTACTTGCTACAAATGAAGTTATCGAAAAAATGCATTTTTTTTATAGTGAACAAATTGACGCGAAAACGCCGCCCTACGCGGTCTTTCGCGCTCGCACCGATAACTGTGTTATTACCGCCTATGAATCGCTGAAAGTTGTCTTTCAGGGCGCGGGCGAAACGCAGGAAGCCAAGCTCTGGCAAGGCTTCCTGCCAGAGTCAGCCAGTAGTACGGCTAAGCCAGTACCTGCAAAGTCTGATGGCCACAGCGCCGGTAAGTACCGGCACTTGCAGGCGATCGGTTCGGATGAATCCGGCGTCGGCGATTATTTCGGGCCGCTGACTGCGGCCGCGGCCTACATCGGGCATGAGCAACAAGCCATTGTTGCTCAGTATCGCTTGCTTGACAGCAAGCAGTTGACCGATGACTACATTCGCAGCATCGCGCCAAACTTGATGCAAGAGATTCCTTATAAAATTGCTATTATGCCAAATGAAAAGTACAACCTTTATCAGGCACAGGGCGTGAACGCCAACAAGATGAAAGCTATTCTCCATAATCATGCGCTGAGCGATTTAAAAGGCCGTATTACTGCGCCAGTAGATTTGATTCTTGTTGACCAGTTCGTTAATGAGCGCAAATATTATGAGTATCTGGCGGGAATGCAGCCATTAACCGGTCTGACCTTCGAAACCAAGGCTGAAAACATGCATCCGGCGGTAGCAGCTGCTTCAATTCTAGCCCGCTACACCTATTTACAGGCCATGGATAAATTGTCGGCTGAGGTTGGAGTTCAACTTTTAAAGGGTGCGAATGCTAAGGTAGATGAACAAATTCGCATGCTGGTTGCTCAAAACGGCAAAGAAATCCTGAATCATATCGCCAAAGTACATTTCGTTAATACCGAAAAAGCTTTGGGAGAAAATTAA
- a CDS encoding FoF1 ATP synthase subunit gamma, whose translation MGAGLIQELTKKINALNTTKKIVRVTELSTLSKLGGYRQRAESAVAYYTTILKSLQQLSNTISFGAGEGTEENIAILMVTSNRGLCGAYNLEVFKQIDKLLTTLPTDANKEFIVIGNQGQRYLERKEQTIIQTINEPLEAINLEQATILTTELIRNIRSGRFDSIYVVFTQYLNAVQSQAQFTKIYPDLPEAEVATVTDELSGVLDFEEQDDELEYQLLENYLCGLIYSMLLYSVASEYCARRIAMKAANENTSERLDESIALRKKSRLQQATGELIDIITGAQIIKEEKE comes from the coding sequence GTGGGCGCAGGATTAATTCAAGAACTAACTAAAAAAATTAATGCTTTAAATACAACCAAGAAAATTGTACGGGTAACGGAGCTCTCAACATTAAGTAAGCTTGGCGGTTACCGTCAGCGGGCTGAAAGCGCAGTAGCTTATTACACAACAATTTTGAAAAGTTTACAGCAGCTTTCAAATACTATTAGTTTTGGTGCTGGTGAAGGTACGGAAGAAAATATCGCGATTCTCATGGTAACGTCGAATCGCGGTCTCTGTGGTGCCTATAACCTAGAAGTATTCAAGCAAATTGATAAACTATTAACGACATTACCGACGGACGCCAATAAAGAGTTTATTGTTATTGGCAATCAGGGCCAGCGTTATTTAGAAAGAAAAGAACAAACAATTATTCAGACCATCAACGAGCCGCTTGAAGCAATTAACTTAGAGCAGGCAACAATTCTTACAACAGAGCTTATTCGCAATATTCGTAGTGGTCGTTTTGATAGTATTTATGTAGTGTTTACGCAGTATTTAAATGCTGTACAGTCGCAAGCACAATTTACCAAAATTTATCCCGATTTACCGGAGGCGGAAGTAGCAACAGTTACTGATGAATTAAGTGGTGTGCTTGACTTTGAAGAACAAGATGATGAGTTGGAGTACCAACTTTTAGAAAACTATCTGTGTGGTTTAATATACAGTATGCTGCTTTATTCAGTTGCCAGTGAGTATTGTGCGCGGCGGATTGCCATGAAAGCAGCAAATGAAAATACCAGTGAGCGATTGGATGAATCAATTGCATTACGTAAAAAAAGCCGGTTGCAGCAAGCAACAGGCGAACTTATTGATATTATAACTGGAGCTCAGATTATTAAGGAGGAAAAAGAATGA